The proteins below come from a single Lineus longissimus chromosome 5, tnLinLong1.2, whole genome shotgun sequence genomic window:
- the LOC135487424 gene encoding zinc finger protein 37-like — MEEDTHDDYGPQDDIMKAMQSELQMKGVLMSKAWADLFGLFTKYQGELIKREHQLAVAQKEIIAKERHFKSHDEKFFKDSDLALIQSESIDKTHQISNLETDIRLKDDLLEKAKNEISVKEEQLFKAQVDLKRLQYDMATKQEQLLAKDRLISRMQDEMAKESAELMVQIYQLREALKEEKMSHDRTRATSENFLKNLQNAKQNEPTCRYEPPCRDTETPSENTSSSNSGAVIIEERVEEKETRKVSMPEFNESGVGRVPKIRHFMARDRHSPPRRDTSPQSHERQHMQQPPQQEQAVQRVNVRPMNCVTSSESDVKPDLFVLQRQWRGTENKVGLDLSLAQKLPNSHAMVEKDHSRLGLTWTTCSNSNVVENIIQSFTLEPDRMPNSSANLNNNYSPPEVHYSSAVIDHVDRQPVFPGLIQSGTRPTIEISDRSKSESSSNQEEGLQTSSSNQDGTSPPVCVPCKKVFFNEISYRKHLKNSHDRRFKCEECGKSFGTRIYLQIHLRTHTGEKPYKCKDCKKRFSVQSSLLRHIRIHTGEKPYKCEQCGWAFAVRSNLIQHIRTHSGERPYQCQYCMVRFTRQNSLQKHIVMTHSKEVANNPKSH, encoded by the exons ATGGAAGAGGACACCCATGATGATTATGGCCCCCAGGATGACATAATGAAAGCCATGCAGTCTGAGCTTCAAATGAAAGGGGTCCTCATGTCGAAGGCCTGGGCAGATCTGTTCGGACTTTTTACAAAATATCAGGGGGAACTTATCAAAAGGGAGCACCAACTTGCTGTGGCGCAAAAAGAAATCATTGCAAAAGAACGACATTTCAAATCACACGATGAGAAATTCTTTAAAGATAGCGATCTTGCTTTAATTCAGAGTGAATCGATTGACAAAACACATCAGATTAGTAATTTAGAGACGGACATAcgtttgaaagatgatcttctGGAGAAGGCCAAGAATGAGATCAGTGTGAAGGAGGAACAACTGTTTAAAGCTCAGGTTGACCTGAAGCGCCTTCAGTACGACATGGCTACCAAGCAGGAACAGTTATTGGCGAAAGATCGGTTGATATCGCGCATGCAAGATGAGATGGCGAAGGAATCGGCCGAACTGATGGTCCAGATTTATCAGCTGCGGGAAGCGctgaaggaggagaagatgTCACACGACAGGACGCGGGCAACAAGTGAAAACTTTCTCAAGAATTTGCAG AATGCCAAGCAGAATGAGCCTACTTGTAGATACGAGCCACCCTGCCGTGATACAGAAACCCCTTCTGAGAACACCAGTTCATCAAACTCAGGGGCTGTGATCATTGAGGAGCGTGTCGAAGAGAAGGAGACACGTAAAGTCTCTATGCCTGAGTTTAATGAATCAGGGGTAGGTAGGGTGCCCAAGATTCGGCACTTCATGGCCCGAGATAGACACAGTCCACCTCGGCGTGATACAAGCCCTCAGTCACATGAAAGGCAGCATATGCAGCAGCCCCCACAACAAGAGCAAGCAGTTCAGCGGGTGAACGTCCGACCAATGAACTGTGTCACATCTTCAGAAAGTGATGTGAAACCTGATTTGTTTGTGTTGCAGCGTCAGTGGCGCGGCACTGAAAATAAGGTGGGACTTGATTTAAGCTTGGCTCAGAAGCTGCCAAACAGTCATGCAATGGTTGAGAAGGACCACAGCCGTCTGGGTTTAACATGGACTACATGTTCAAACTCAAATGTTGTGGAAAACATCATTCAGTCCTTCACGTTAGAGCCCGACAGAATGCCAAACTCGTCAGCAAATTTGAATAATAATTATTCTCCGCCTGAAGTGCATTACTCATCTGCAGTCATTGATCATGTCGATAGGCAGCCTGTCTTCCCGGGTCTGATACAATCTGGGACACGGCCGACCATTGAAATCAGTGATCGCTCCAAAAGCGAGTCTAGCAGCAACCAAGAAGAAGGTTTACAGACGTCGAGCTCGAACCAAGACGGTACATCACCGCCAGTGTGTGTCCCTTGCAAGAAGGTCTTCTTCAACGAGATCAGCTATCGTAAACATCTCAAGAACAGCCATGACCGGCGGTTCAAGTGTGAGGAGTGTGGAAAGAGCTTTGGTACGCGTATCTACCTGCAGATTCATCTGAGGACACACACTGGAGAGAAGCCATACAAGTGTAAGGATTGTAAGAAGAGGTTCTCCGTTCAGTCGTCACTGCTCAGGCATATCCGCATCCACACTGGTGAAAAGCCCTACAAGTGTGAGCAGTGTGGCTGGGCGTTCGCTGTCCGCTCCAACCTCATTCAGCATATCCGAACCCATAGTGGAGAGCGCCCTTACCAGTGCCAGTACTGTATGGTCAGGTTCACGCGACAGAATAGCCTGCAGAAACACATTGTGATGACGCATAGCAAGGAGGTCGCCAACAACCCAAAGTCACACTGA
- the LOC135488418 gene encoding uncharacterized protein LOC135488418 → MTAISYRAVVVGAGPAGCYAALALLKTGAFNDVHVFEKRPRNISQEKGRNINITLCKRGVECVRSCDIDVAGPLSDPVEDRPTIQAVPMTHFKLHSQDSSRRLPYRDCIPGGISLESLGCGRSVDGSSLPSINSVRRNELYYVLVDSCEKAGVQFHFEHEYRSLELIPEADRSDKINLYRVNFVSQDDRKISMMAVIVVGADGVHSQVARFVTPDQQVTEYDKNISVESLLNEHRDTQILENSPFGYRELSVPDESLKKGLEMDTFHIWSNEQMIVLGLPSSDGSMTVGVYGPTEKMKSLSCQELIVEVVREFPQLGPCLTSLPAGEIERDSYRIGSLQTLINPNLVRDGVVLVGDAAHAMLPFLGQGLNSGLEDTKIFLNHISEWTNKSLHERSSVGCLYSLMSEFNATRKADIYIIQEQSRYELERMLSMKRLVGKDLNTASLALSRFFYLAGFSTLPYGEAWRKSLPKNVPVGASVKEGEILAQVESVKTLISVKAPCSGRVSRIKENSHGIPVYEITPRKLSGPDSATESEQVTTPADITPKTSASQLVNPEGPLTNSLSVWDIQKDAAPFELPVFHGALKTRYIGRCLFYSEKTGSTMDDARQLSEKGCIHGTMCLTEMMTAGRGRQGKEWSSPPRGNIYVTIVLRIRPDRENHIKKVQFATAVAVCNAVRQAGVTDAVVKWPNDIWVRGHKVAGILVEVYRNAAIKDEASGSTAILVGCGINVNDSPRLNKNLRENATSVSDELGHKASREVILANICNHLEQQCDLDMEDILETLHSLHLWSPGSCVQIIPKDGTAYQGVFKTVENDGTLKITDEDGQTKHLSDLSLSVRPLPMSIIYVYNGLGCSKQSLHMLFTSLKMLVDTSKYSVQKISPDELIKGSWTENAALIAFGGGFDRGYIDSLGETGLAVVRKYVEDGGRYLGICAGGYFGCAVIEFDRGGELEVCGPRDLGFFPGKCTGPVFPGFMYNSEEGAHAAEITWMSPSNEKTLHMYFNGGGAFVLPARRDNNGNDIEVIATYASVPKNPAAVVKCKVGAGVAVLSGVHFEYLPQDLDVESHHKDIDLKLLASQEACLKCFKSALDNLSII, encoded by the exons ATGACTGCCATCTCATACAGAGCGGTGGTGGTAGGAGCGGGCCCCGCTGGATGTTATGCTGCTCTTGCACTGCTCAAGACTGGAGCCTTCAACGATGTTCATGTGTTTGAGAAGCGACCACGAAATATCTCCCAAGAGAAGGGACGTAACATCAACATAACATTATGCAAGCGGG gTGTAGAATGTGTGCGATCCTGTGATATTGATGTTGCTGGTCCCTTGTCAGATCCTGTGGAAGACAGACCAACCATCCAGGCTGTCCCAATGACTCACTTCAAGCTTCACAGCCAGGATAGCTCTCGGCGTCTTCCTTACAGAGATTGCATTCCTGGAGGCATTTCCCTAGAGTCCTTGGGCTGTGGTCGTTCAGTTGATGGATCATCACTGCCATCCATCAATTCCGTTCGTCGGAATGAGCTATACTATGTCTTAGTTGATTCTTGTGAGAAAGCAG GTGTCCAGTTCCATTTTGAACATGAATACAGGTCGTTGGAGCTAATACCAGAAGCTGATCGCTCTGACAAGATAAACCTTTATAGGGTCAATTTTGTATCTCAGGATGATCGCAAGATTTCCATGATGGCAGTGATTGTGGTTGGTGCTGACGGTGTGCATTCCCaagtggcacgtttcgtcacaCCAGATCAGCAAGTCACCGAATATGACAAGAATATTAGTGTTGAGAGTCTGTTAAATGAACACAGGGACACACAGATTTTAGAGAACAGTCCATTTGGTTATCGAGAGCTCTCTGTGCCTGATGAATCACTGAAGAAAGGTCTTGAAATGgacacatttcatatttggtccAATGAACAGATGATTGTTCTTGGCTTGCCATCTTCTGACGGAAGCATGACTGTCGGTGTTTATGGACCGACAGAGAAAATGAAGTCTTTGAGTTGCCAGGAACTAATCGTTGAAGTTGTTCGAGAGTTCCCTCAACTTGGACCCTGTCTTACTTCTTTACCTGCTGGTGAGATTGAGCGTGATAGCTATAGAATTGGTAGCCTGCAAACATTGATCAACCCCAACCTTGTCAGAGACGGAGTTGTCCTTGTAGGGGATGCTGCGCATGCCATGTTGCCCTTCCTTGGACAAGGGCTCAACTCGGGACTGGAGGACACAAAGATATTCCTCAATCATATCTCAGAATGGACCAATAAGT CCCTTCATGAAAGGTCTAGTGTGGGATGTTTGTATTCTCTCATGAGTGAGTTCAACGCGACCCGTAAAGCTGATATCTATATCATCCAGGAACAGAGTCGCTATGAGCTAGAACGGATGCTCTCCATGAAGAGGTTGGTCGGGAAGGACTTGAATACAGCCTCATTGGCTTTGTCTCGGTTCTTCTATCTTGCTGGGTTTTCAACTCTGCCGTATGGAGAGGCTTGGAGGAAGTCATTGCCCAAGAATGTCCCAGTTG GTGCAAGTGTGAAGGAGGGTGAGATACTCGCCCAGGTGGAGTCAGTGAAGACCCTGATATCAGTCAAGGCACCCTGTAGTGGTAGAGTGAGTAGGATCAAGGAAAATAGTCATGGAATCCCGGTGTATGAGATCACGCCAAGGAAATTGAGTGGGCCAGATTCAGCAACAGAGTCGGAACAAGTGACAACACCTGCAGACATCACACCGAAGACCTCAGCTTCTCAGCTTGTCAATCCCGA GGGGCCTTTAACAAACTCCTTGTCAGTCTGGGACATTCAGAAGGATGCTGCTCCCTTTGAACTGCCTGTGTTCCACGGTGCACTGAAGACAAGGTATATTGGACGATGCCTCTTTTATTCGGAGAAGACTGGCTCAACCATGGATGATGCGAGGCAACTCTCAGAGAAAG GTTGCATCCACGGCACAATGTGTCTCACAGAGATGATGACAGCAGGAAGAGGGCGCCAGGGGAAGGAATGGTCATCGCCACCAAGGGGCAATATCTATGTCACAATCGTGTTGAGGATTCGGCCTGATCGAGAG AACCACATTAAGAAAGTCCAGTTTGCCACTGCTGTCGCTGTGTGCAATGCTGTAAGACAAGCTGGGGTGACAGATGCTGTTGTGAAGTGGCCGAATGATATCTGGGTCAGAGGTCACAAGGTCGCGGGGATTTTAGTGGAAGTCTACAGGAATGCGGCTATAAAAG ATGAGGCGTCAGGTTCTACAGCAATATTGGTTGGATGTGGCATCAACGTGAATGACAGTCCTCGTCTCAACAAGAACCTGCGTGAGAATGCCACCAGTGTTTCAGATGAACTTGGTCACAAGGCATCTAGAGAGGTAATCTTGGCCAACATCTGTAATCACCTTGAGCAGCAATGTGACCTTGACATGGAGGACATACTGGAAACACTCCACAGCCTGCATTTATGGTCGCCTGGTTCCTGTGTGCAGATTATACCAAAAGATGGCACCGCTTATCAAGGAGTTTTCAAGACTGTGGAGAATGATGGAACACTCAAGATCACAG ATGAAGATGGGCAGACCAAACACCTCTCTGATCTCAGCCTGTCCGTGCGCCCGTTGCCAATGTCTATTATCTATGTTTACAATGGACTTGGATGCAGTAAACAGAGTCTACATATGCTCTTCACCAGCCTGAAGATGTTGGTGGACACCTCCAAGTATTCGGTCCAGAAGATCAGCCCAGATGAACTTATCAAAG GCTCTTGGACAGAAAATGCTGCTCTGATTGCCTTTGGAGGAGGATTTGATCGTGGGTACATCGACTCACTGGGAGAGACAGGTCTCGCTGTGGTCAGGAAGTACGTAGAGGACGGAGGACGCTACCTCGGCATCTGTGCCGGGGGATACTTTGGCTGCGCAGTGATTGAGTTTGACCGAGGTGGAGAGTTGGAGGTCTGTGGTCCACGAGATCTTGGTTTCTTCCCAG GCAAATGTACTGGTCCTGTATTTCCCGGCTTCATGTATAACAGCGAAGAAGGCGCCCATGCGGCAGAAATCACTTGGATGTCGCCAAGCAATGAGAAAACACTCCATATGTATTTCAATGGTGGAGGTGCATTTGTCCTGCCAGCCAGGAGAGACAACAATGGCAATGACATAGAAGTCATTGCCACATATGCCTCCGTCCCTAAGAATCCCGCTGCTGTTGTGAAATGTAAAGTTGGTGCAGGCGTAGCAGTACTGAGTGGCGTCCATTTTGAATATTTGCCCCAGGATCTGGATGTGGAGTCACATCACAAGGATATTGACCTTAAGCTGCTGGCTAGTCAGGAGGCATGCCTAAAGTGCTTCAAGTCTGCGCTGGATAATCTTTCAATCATCTAA